A single genomic interval of Deinococcus ruber harbors:
- a CDS encoding cell division protein FtsQ/DivIB, which translates to MTPGSGETPPTRRRRVRPVWWSILSTVLLVGLLAALWFLLPIRSVTVSGNRALSQAQVLSLAGLTPPFYGTRRPGGWLFYGGWRARALRASPWVTSAHIVRTFPDRIDISVTERVPAARWQQPDSQVNTIYDDGSRQVGVQQLRPKTYMPDGTQLEGQQEGGMLYTLLPDGSKVKGELPQGHIVTYLLDGTVKDGIQDGGTVYSVAPNGYKLPGLHTPGRVVTVSWDGSEVAGAHPTAGKVVTIAWDGTILPNARPTGTAPLPLLIGWGPDRLQDARRAALLLASYNVLSVAYAPSGITIQTSAGKVWSGSMDSLLKYSGGVKMFSNQRINIYPWGVSVQQ; encoded by the coding sequence GTGACGCCCGGTTCCGGTGAAACGCCCCCCACCCGGCGGCGGCGCGTACGCCCGGTATGGTGGAGCATCCTGAGTACTGTCCTGCTGGTGGGGCTGCTGGCCGCGCTGTGGTTTCTGCTGCCCATTCGCAGCGTCACGGTCAGCGGCAACCGAGCGCTGAGTCAGGCGCAGGTGCTGTCCCTCGCGGGTCTGACACCTCCTTTTTACGGCACCAGGCGTCCTGGAGGCTGGCTGTTCTACGGCGGCTGGCGGGCACGTGCCCTGCGCGCTTCTCCGTGGGTCACGTCGGCACACATCGTCCGGACGTTTCCAGATAGGATAGATATCAGCGTCACCGAGCGCGTTCCGGCAGCCCGCTGGCAACAGCCAGACAGTCAGGTCAATACCATCTATGACGACGGCAGCCGTCAGGTGGGCGTGCAGCAGCTTCGCCCCAAAACTTATATGCCCGACGGTACACAGCTGGAAGGACAGCAGGAAGGCGGCATGCTGTATACGCTGCTTCCAGACGGCAGCAAGGTAAAAGGCGAGCTGCCGCAGGGCCATATCGTGACGTACCTGCTGGACGGCACCGTCAAAGACGGCATTCAGGACGGCGGCACCGTGTATTCGGTGGCTCCGAACGGCTACAAACTGCCGGGCCTGCACACGCCTGGACGGGTCGTGACCGTCTCCTGGGACGGCAGCGAGGTCGCGGGCGCACACCCCACTGCCGGCAAAGTGGTCACGATTGCCTGGGACGGCACAATTCTGCCGAATGCCCGGCCCACTGGCACTGCGCCGCTGCCCCTGCTGATCGGCTGGGGGCCAGACCGTTTGCAAGATGCGAGACGTGCCGCGCTGCTTCTCGCAAGCTACAATGTTCTGTCAGTCGCATACGCGCCGTCTGGAATCACTATTCAGACTTCGGCGGGAAAGGTCTGGAGCGGCAGTATGGATTCCTTGCTTAAGTATTCTGGCGGTGTCAAAATGTTTTCTAATCAGCGCATCAATATCTATCCCTGGGGGGTGAGCGTCCAGCAATGA